The genomic stretch CGCCACCCGTGCCAACGGCGGCGTGGATCAACCCGCCGCTCGGCGTGGCTGCGCAGGTAGACGACCCGGCGCGGCTGAAACGGAATTCCTGATCGTCACCCGTCTCAAAAATATTGACACGTTCCGCATGGAAAGACTGGTTAGCATTGTTGGAACACCATGAGGTAACCATCGAGCCTGGGCTGAGCGCCGCAGAAGTCCGCGCGATAGAGGCCGACTATGCGTTTCGGTTTCCGCCAGACCTGCGTGCGTTTCTGATGACGGGGCTGCCGATCGCGTTCACGTGTTACTCGCGGGATAGAACCGAATCGTCCGAGCCCCCGTTTATTGACTGGCGGCGCTGGAGCCACGAGGAGATTCTGACGCATATGGCGTGGCCGCTGGGCGGCATCTGCTTTGATATTGAGCGCAATGGTTTTTGGCTTGATGCTTGGGGGGAACGGCCTGCCGAGCTTGCATCGGCCCTTGAGCGGGCACGCCAGGCGGTTGCGGCGGCCCCGCGCTTGATTCCACTCTTTGGGTGGCATCGCTTTTTTCCTGCAACACCCCAATGAACCCGACAATCCGGTGTTTTCCGTCAGTCAAACAGACATTATTTACTATGGCCGAACGGTGGCTGAGTATTTGGATGCTGAGTTTATTAGCCACGCATATCGTTTCCCATCGACGTATCCTGAGCCGGTTAAATACATTCCGTTCTGGTCGGATCTCGCGGGGTAGGCTTGATAAGCAAACTCTTGGAGCAATGGGTATGCAGGTTACACAACGACGCATCATCATGCTTGGCGTAATTGTGCTGGGTGGCATTCTATCGCGGCTCGTGTCCACGGGCTTCGTGGTGTTTGACCACTATCTTGGCGACGCGCTCTATGCCGCGATGCTGTTTGTACTGCTGTTGCTGTTCGCTCCGATGCGTTCCCGCTCCACGGCGGCGCTTCTCGCCTTCGTGATCGTGGTACTGATTGAGGTCTTTCAACTGACGGGCATTCCACTCCAGCTGCGCGGTGCTGACCATGGCCTGCTCCGACTTCTGGCGGTGCTGTTGGGAACGACCTTCAATGGTTGGGATATCGTCAGTTATGCGGTTGGCATTCTCGTCATGTTTGGGTTTGACTGGCGTGTGGTATCGATAACAAAGCGTGAAGTGTGAGTGTGACAAGATCGCCAGACGAGCGTCTTTTCGAGAACAACACGTTTCGATCAAATTGCCGCACAGCAGCCGTGTGGCAATTTGATCGAAACGTGTATTAAGCGTAATGAAAACCGAACCGTCGTTGGGAAGAGGTACCCTAGGTGGTTAGAGGAACTTGCTTCCCAGCGTACCTATCAACAGCTAGTTTGCGCTACCAGGCTGCTGCTTTGGTTCTCCATGGTAGCATGACTCGCGCTTCGGATCTCGACAATCGCCAACCAACGGGAGAAGCTCTTGGTACATCCGATATGATAACGTTTCTATCCGTGCCCGCTCTATGCCGCCATAGCTCACCACAAGGTCGGCAGTAACCCAGTTACAGCCTTTGACGACGCTGATCGAGCATGAAGCCCAGCTTTCCAGTTCGATCGTCAGATAGGCACCTTTTGGATTACTTGCGCCCCATTTCAGGAACTTATCGATCTCAGCATTCAACCATGCGAGGACTTCGAGTCGTTCCCATGCATTGTCCTTGTTCATGGTCGTAATGAACTCTAAGAATTTACCCAGCGCCTTAGCGTACCACGGTGATCGTGCCAGGATGATGTTGATACCCTTCATGAGGTCTTCAGTGTTTTTTGCATTCTTATAGGCCTCAAGCAACTCAGGCATCATTTGCGTCAAGGCACTGTTGAGTTCGCGTGCCTCTTCGTAGCTCAGGGTAACGTGGCCGCTCGGATCGGTGAAACGCAACGGATTATTGGTTGCATAGCTGAACCGATTAAGATTCTGGGGATCTGTAGGCCCCCAGGGTGGTGTTGCCTGCTGACGTTGCTGGCTGCCCATCTGGAACCAAAACCCGCGTTGATTCTCATCGGCAAGGGTTGCTGCGAAGGCAGCCTCATGGAAATCCACCGTTAATGCGCGGTGTGAGGTAGTTGGTACAAGGCTATCGGCGCTGATAAAGCGGGCCAGTACTGGATCAAAGTAGCGTGCATTGTAGAACAACAGCCCAGTACTAGCATCTTTGCGCTGGCCAGTAAAGTTGAATTCGGTGGTCGTGATCCCGCCGCTGCGAACTGCTCCCCATGGATCGAAGCTTTGGGTCTGACCGATTGCGCCTAGTGTGCCGCTATTGCCGCTGGTCGTAGCACTGATTGATCCAAGGTGATCCGCATGCAGATATACCAAACTGCCACTATTCACTGGTGTTGGGTTGCCAGTTGTCGAACGTACCGCAATCGTATCGTAGTTTGAAATGACCTCATTGCCTCGATATTCAACGATGCCGCCAATATAGGTCGTTGTGGTTGTCACCCCACCGCTTAGCGTGGTTTTTTTGACTCGGGTGTTATTTCCATCATAGAGATAGGTTTCCGAGACACCGCCGCTGGTAATTTGGGTCGGCTGATTTTCTGCATTCCATGTATAGGTGCGGCCTGCGCCTGCTAGCAAATTGCCATTTGCATCATAGGAGTAGGCGGTTCCGCCAGTATTGGTGACTGCGTGCGGTTTAGAGGATGTATAACTATAGGCAGTGCCGGCCTTCATGGTCAGGTTGCCAATCAGGTCATAGCTATAGCTTTGATTGAACATGCTTTTAGTCAGACATGAGACCCCATTCGATACACATGCGCTAACGAGGCGGTTTCGATGGTCATAGCGATAAAGCAACGTTTCATTGGCGTTGAAATTCTTAACGGTTTGCACATTGCCAGCAAGATCGTAGAGATATTCCTGATGCAGGACATTTCCTGCTGACCCATTAGCGGCAAGCTCCTGCAGGCGTTGCGAAATTGGATTATAAACTGAGGTCGTCGTGACACCATTGCCATAGGACTGGGTGAGAGGTTGGCCCAAAGCATCATAGCTGGCCCCAGTCTGATAGGTTATGCCAAGGCTACTCGAAACCGCTTGTTTTTGCCCTGCCATGGTATAGCCATAGTTAAGCACTTCGCCAGTAGGATAGGTCATGGTGGTCAGTTTTCCGTCGGCTCGATAGGTGCGTTCTGTGACATAGGTTATCGGCGAACCTACCACAGTTTGGGCCTCGCGAGCAACCTGTCCACGTGAAGTATAGCCCCACTCGTGGGTTCCAGATGCATCGATCATTCCCGTGCGCAGCCCTTTGCCATAGGTGTGGGTAGGCGCGTCAGTCTGATCGTAGATGTAATTTACGTCACCGCTCGTTCCAGGAAGATCCTTTGCCGTAAGCCGGTTTAGGGTGTCGTAGGTAAAGTTAATGGTCTGGTTTTTGGCATCAGTTTGGCTGACGAGGTTCCCAGCAGTATCATACGCATACATCCAACTGCCCATATCCGGGTCACTCATCATCGTTTTGCGCCCTAGACTGTCATAGGTCAATGTGGTTGTATTGCCTTGGGCATCAATTACCTGGGCTAAGAGATCAAGCGTTGTATAGTTGTAAGTAGTTGTCGCGTAGGTGGCAAATGCGCCTTCCGTACCGCTACTATTGCCACTGTATTCAATTACGCGGAGCAAGCGCCCGAGGCTATCGCTTTCGCGCCGTGTTTTATGGCCGTTCGGATCGGTTATGGTGGTAGCGCTACCGCCATCGCTCCACCAATAACGCGTCTGCGTAGTCGCCCCATTGGGGGTTACGGTATCGAGCGGACGGCTAAGCGCGTCATAGGTAGTCGTCGTCCATTGAATACCACTGTTGGATACCGGTGTATACTGCGTTAATGTGGATGCAGTTGCACCGACAAAACGCGGCTGGGATTGTGCTATAAGCTGATTTTGGGCATTGTAACGCAGATCCACAACAACAGCTTGGGTATCATCAATACTTTCGTTCTTCGTCTGAATCTTTCGTCCGATCCCATCATAGAACTGACTTTGAGTTTGTACTGCGCCACTCACACCGCTGAGCTGACGCTGATGGATCGTGTAGCGTAGTGGTATTTCTGTGTCGCCGTAGTCAGCATGGAGAGTCGGAAGTGTCGATGTGTCTCCTGGCTTGATGAGCTTGACCATACGCCCAAATTGATCGTATTCAGCAGCAGTCACTTGGCCGTTCACATCAGTCACAGAGGTCATCGTTCCCATGTGGAAATCGTAGCCTGCGAGCTCTGTCAACGTCAACCCATTCACTGTCGGCTGGGCGACTTGAATCGGGAACGCGTGAAAGACCGTGTCGTAGCCTGTGGTGATCGTTGCGCTAGCACTGCCATTGCCTGGTACGCTATAGATGGTTGTACTTCCATTATAGAGTCGGGTACCAGGGTTCTTATAGGTCGTAATCGCCGTTTGATTGCCATAGCTATCATAGCTATAACTCACATCGACGCTCTGGAGCGTTAATCCTGTTGTGCTACTGATCCCACTCGGTATATCGAAATATTTACGGGTCATGGTCAACAACCCACGACTCCCCAACGTATGATTGCTCGTTGCACCATCGTACATAAAACTGCTGAGAGCCATAATAGCGCCAGCCCCATTTCGGACTGTTTCTTGGATTCGTTGGCCCACCAGATATGCTGTGGTGGTGTTGATGGCGTAGAGTGTATCGGTCCGACGATAGAGTGCACCCGTTGTATCGTATTCCTCGACACGGGTAAGATTGCCATACTGGGTACCGCCTTGACTCGCCGGATCATAGCTATAAACCGTGCGTTGTACATTAGGCGTTGCATTGCCTTCCCACGTTTTAGCCTGTGTTTCACGTTCGTAGTTAAATGAGCGCCATAGACCTGTTAATGGAGTTGCGCTATAGGTATAGAATTCGACCGCGTAGGTGCGCAGCGTTTCGCGCAGGAGTTTGTTCGTGCCTTGGCGGGTAACGGTACGATATTCTTTCCCCTTCAGGATTTCGCGATCCCGTAATTGAAGAAAACAGGGGTCGCTGGTCAGCGCAGCGCCAGTCGCAACAGGATTACAATTCACATCGCCTTGGTAAAAATAGTGGTCGGTCTGATGTCCTGACGGATCGGTCTCAACCACAAGACTATGGCCACGAAATTCACTCGCGGCCTTGCGTAGCAACCACGCACTGTTATTTTGGCCAACACTGCTATAGGTATTGTAGTAAAGGGTAGCCGAATTGGCATAGGCTTGGGTTGCTCCCGGCGTTGGATCAAGGAGTGATCCTAAGGAGTTCAAGGCAGGGTTGCTATAGCTATATGACCAGCTATCGTTGTTGCCTTGGCCGTCAGACGTGGTTTTACTGGTAACGCGGCGATAATTTGCCAACCAGCTATTGCCTGTAACCATCCCCAGGTTTTCGTAAGCGAAATGGGTTGTACCACCTTGCCCATTATTGACGGTCGTCAGACGATTCCAATCGCCGTGAGGGTATTGCGCCGTGCCACGAGTAGTACCATAACTGAACGTCATCGGTGGCAAGACGGTCATACCATCCTTGGCAACCCGTTGAATGCTTTTCAAGGTCAGTTTTGGATAGGCGGTGTTGCCTGTGTACGTTCCATTCGTGGTAACGGTGTTGTCCGAGAGCAGGCTATAGTCATAGGCAAGGGTATATTGACGCATCAGCTCCCATGTACCAGCAGGCATACTCAAGATGCGCAGCGCATCTAAACGCCGCGTTTGGCGCGGGTGGCCGTTGACACCGCCATACTGATTTGTTGCTCCGTCAAAGGCGGTATCATTGGCGCGGACTGAGGAGATAAACTCAACCTTGTAGCGATCAACCGCACCCGTGATGCTATTGCCACCCCAGCTTATCGTGGTAGGCCAACTGTCACGATCGACGGTACCTTGAACCTGAAAACATGTTTGTGGTCGGGTTTGCGCATCGCGCCCGTAGCCATAGGTAATTGTATTGCCATGAACATCGATAATTCGGCTCAAATTCCACTTATAGGCTTCCATGGATGCATAGTCGCCAGAACCACCCATGCAGTCTTCAAATCCCCACCACAGATCCTCACTAAATTCATAACGTGTACCATCTTTTGTCCAGATCTGCCAAAGATACCGTTTGTACGGGGTTGTACCACGGAAGCCACCGCGGGTTGTTGTCGAATTACCCGCTTCAATAACGCTAATCTTATTGAATGCTTCATTGGTCGGCATCCACTCCCAATCCGCTGGGCGTTCAGGTGATGGATTGGCAACAAGGGCTGCGCCACGAACAAGGTCAAACGA from Herpetosiphon gulosus encodes the following:
- a CDS encoding DUF2809 domain-containing protein, translating into MQVTQRRIIMLGVIVLGGILSRLVSTGFVVFDHYLGDALYAAMLFVLLLLFAPMRSRSTAALLAFVIVVLIEVFQLTGIPLQLRGADHGLLRLLAVLLGTTFNGWDIVSYAVGILVMFGFDWRVVSITKREV
- a CDS encoding RHS repeat-associated core domain-containing protein; the encoded protein is MMQPLKKFLPMSLLLVFVWSLLPYHAGATQKQSLHHSPTRPEPEASVGVTKAPLAETRQPGLGITIDVSPNPLTVGDEATIQLTIANTAPYGATNLVVELPFPQGATPIDQRSNEIAQRGWHWKLNRLDGKAQHQFTARVRITTLPPGAALVVRPQVTAHELGQPIRGVGGALVTPLQTTTSSADVVRNQPATLINQQDRISVTFPAELNIQPLKVTYVPLRDRKQAGSRTNPGMRRGFGAFALHATDMQGAIVHQFAQPVTMSIGYTTEQLDALGMSEADLTLFWFDDQAQRWIPQPTIVDPETHTVRASVNRASTFELGDGSAPSEAFIPSLQGWQVGLFSGGVNFNLPIDLPSGPAGIKPQLSLSYSSSSADGKGGLRPKQQAGWIGSGWSLDTGSVAANTIATGGSTTVRYYSLVINGQSFDLVRGAALVANPSPERPADWEWMPTNEAFNKISVIEAGNSTTTRGGFRGTTPYKRYLWQIWTKDGTRYEFSEDLWWGFEDCMGGSGDYASMEAYKWNLSRIIDVHGNTITYGYGRDAQTRPQTCFQVQGTVDRDSWPTTISWGGNSITGAVDRYKVEFISSVRANDTAFDGATNQYGGVNGHPRQTRRLDALRILSMPAGTWELMRQYTLAYDYSLLSDNTVTTNGTYTGNTAYPKLTLKSIQRVAKDGMTVLPPMTFSYGTTRGTAQYPHGDWNRLTTVNNGQGGTTHFAYENLGMVTGNSWLANYRRVTSKTTSDGQGNNDSWSYSYSNPALNSLGSLLDPTPGATQAYANSATLYYNTYSSVGQNNSAWLLRKAASEFRGHSLVVETDPSGHQTDHYFYQGDVNCNPVATGAALTSDPCFLQLRDREILKGKEYRTVTRQGTNKLLRETLRTYAVEFYTYSATPLTGLWRSFNYERETQAKTWEGNATPNVQRTVYSYDPASQGGTQYGNLTRVEEYDTTGALYRRTDTLYAINTTTAYLVGQRIQETVRNGAGAIMALSSFMYDGATSNHTLGSRGLLTMTRKYFDIPSGISSTTGLTLQSVDVSYSYDSYGNQTAITTYKNPGTRLYNGSTTIYSVPGNGSASATITTGYDTVFHAFPIQVAQPTVNGLTLTELAGYDFHMGTMTSVTDVNGQVTAAEYDQFGRMVKLIKPGDTSTLPTLHADYGDTEIPLRYTIHQRQLSGVSGAVQTQSQFYDGIGRKIQTKNESIDDTQAVVVDLRYNAQNQLIAQSQPRFVGATASTLTQYTPVSNSGIQWTTTTYDALSRPLDTVTPNGATTQTRYWWSDGGSATTITDPNGHKTRRESDSLGRLLRVIEYSGNSSGTEGAFATYATTTYNYTTLDLLAQVIDAQGNTTTLTYDSLGRKTMMSDPDMGSWMYAYDTAGNLVSQTDAKNQTINFTYDTLNRLTAKDLPGTSGDVNYIYDQTDAPTHTYGKGLRTGMIDASGTHEWGYTSRGQVAREAQTVVGSPITYVTERTYRADGKLTTMTYPTGEVLNYGYTMAGQKQAVSSSLGITYQTGASYDALGQPLTQSYGNGVTTTSVYNPISQRLQELAANGSAGNVLHQEYLYDLAGNVQTVKNFNANETLLYRYDHRNRLVSACVSNGVSCLTKSMFNQSYSYDLIGNLTMKAGTAYSYTSSKPHAVTNTGGTAYSYDANGNLLAGAGRTYTWNAENQPTQITSGGVSETYLYDGNNTRVKKTTLSGGVTTTTTYIGGIVEYRGNEVISNYDTIAVRSTTGNPTPVNSGSLVYLHADHLGSISATTSGNSGTLGAIGQTQSFDPWGAVRSGGITTTEFNFTGQRKDASTGLLFYNARYFDPVLARFISADSLVPTTSHRALTVDFHEAAFAATLADENQRGFWFQMGSQQRQQATPPWGPTDPQNLNRFSYATNNPLRFTDPSGHVTLSYEEARELNSALTQMMPELLEAYKNAKNTEDLMKGINIILARSPWYAKALGKFLEFITTMNKDNAWERLEVLAWLNAEIDKFLKWGASNPKGAYLTIELESWASCSISVVKGCNWVTADLVVSYGGIERARIETLSYRMYQELLPLVGDCRDPKRESCYHGEPKQQPGSAN